In Gopherus evgoodei ecotype Sinaloan lineage chromosome 7, rGopEvg1_v1.p, whole genome shotgun sequence, the sequence AATCAACTCTGTCTcccctgagttccagtccagtgccttagttacaaaaagaacaggagtacttgtggcaccatagagactaacagatgtatttgagcataagttttcacgggctacagcccacttcatcggctgcATAGTATGAAACCTATAGTAAggtgatatatatacacatacagagaacatgaaaaggtgttATAAAGCCCCCTTCCTTTCTGGTGCAGTGGTGAAATGCTATATGAGAGGCCATTCTGAGCTTTTCCAGCTGTAACAGGAAGTGGCAGTGGTTGACAGCTCCTGAGAGGCTGGTATCTTGCAAAATGTCCAGCCCAGTTTTGTGGGCTCATAAACAATAGGTTAGTTTGCAGGAGCTTCAGGTCAGAATTCAGACTTTTGGCTGCCAAGCTAAACCAAAGTCCATTTCCCAACCTGTTCATGTCAGGATCCTGGACGAAGGTAAGCAGGACTAGTGGCAGGAATTCAGAAGCCAGGGGTCAGGGCCAGGCATGTAGTCAAGAGTTAAGCTGAGGGTCAGGAATCAGACTGAGGGTCAATACCATGTATCAGGATCAGTGTTGGCATTCCAGGGATCAGTCGGGAGTCAGATGCAATTTGGAGCCGAGGTCAATACTGGGATCTCAGAGGCAGAGATGCGGGACTATCATGGTAGCTATCTGGGGATCCACATTGTTGCCTGAACACTTCCTGGTACACCCCATAGACTTGTGTAGGGGATTGCTAAGACAACTGTCAGTCAATTTAGCTGGAGACAGAACTTCCTGTGGTGGTACAACCTCTATGGGTCACTGGAGACAGTCAGATGAGGTTACAGACTGGTAGTAGTGTGAGCCCTGCCGATCCTTACATTGCAGGTTTGCCCAGCATTGGGTTGAAACGTCCTTGTAATGTGATTAGCAGAGCACCCATTGCTGACCATGTCAAGAGCTGTTTATCTACACAAAATGGCTGTCAACTGAAATTGGTTTTCCCAAGTAGTGAAAACTCTTAGTCAGCAATAAGGATTAAATGCCAGCGGGTTTCATTGTAGAAAAAGCTGAGCGGGAGGGTGACATTGacatggtttggtttttttatgtttatgacacttttaaaatcaaatctcttaataaatatttcattagaAACACACATTCCTCAGCCAAAGCCCAAATTTCAGCCCAGAGGCAGTTACTGCGGCTGAATTATAGACCTTTTGTGAGAGGTTTTTATAATGGAAACGTTGACAAACCCATAACTATAGTGGTGCTAGTGGGTGCTGCTCTTGTACTGACAGTTCATCAGCTAAACCCCTGACCCTTCTACCCTTAATCATCCTTGCTTGTCAGTGACATAATTGCATGATTACagactcctctccccatccctttcAAACTGCAAACAATGGTGaatttcaaatacaaaatgtAAACGAACCGTCCAAACTAATTTGTTTTTCTGCGTTCAGATGAACTGAGTTTAGATTCCATCCCTTTGTGTCCAAACAGGGCTAGTAAAGGCTTTCAAGAACCTTTGCACTGGGATACCTTGAGTATAGACTGATCGTCTGATGTCACTGTGCTATTGATTGGGATTACAAATTCAGACATAAATCATTAATGTagggtctggaaaaaaaaaactttaccgTTTACCATAAATTTACTGTTAATTCCTGAATATATAATTCAGCATGAGAGAAAACAGAACTAGTTTTACTGCAGTCTGAGTGGGATTATGCTTTGAGATTGCTCTCTGAGCAGtttcccatatttaaaaaaacaaacaaaactataaTGTTCTGTAATAATGGTCCAAAACAAAATAGTCACAGTAGTACTGTACTGTTTGGGGTTGTTTATtgtagaataaattgcctagggaggttgtggaatctccatctctggagatatttaagagtaggttagataaatgtctatcagggatggtctagacagtatttggtcctgccatgagggcaggggactggactcgacctctcgaggtcccttccagtcctagaatctatgaatatagtGCAAGGGCTGGAAGCAGAAATAGGCAAAGGGTTGACAGCAAGATTTCAAACACTGGGCTAGAAAATGTGCAGCCCTGTGTTCCTTGCAGTCAGAATGCCCAAAGCGTGCAGATCTGACCCTTTAATCAGTGTGATGTGTAATTCAGTCACTTTGCGGTAAGGAGTTTGCTGCAGTCAGTTAGGCTTCCTTTTTGCCTGATGTGGCTGGAAAAAGAGGAAAATGGGCAGTGAATGTTACATAGTTCAATATATAAAGTTAGGTTTTTTCCTTAACCATTAATGTGCTAGTGTGTAACACCATTCGGCACTTGAAAGTGCCTTGATATACAAGTCTACACAGTGTAGTAGACTGCAAATAGCTGGCAGTTTGAAGTTATGTGAAACCAAGCAGACTACTGTTGCCTCAGTGCATTTTTTCTCCCCAAAGTTCATCCAGCCGAGACAGGTTATCAGGTGTGAGCACAAGGAAATAAACTGTCTGTCAGAGGTTAGCAATAGGGCTAATGTTTTTGAGTGACTAGtgtttgcagtgtaaacatttaATGGCAGGGCATAAGGTATCTGAGGGAAACAGGGTGATGCTGGAAAATCAAGCCTGCTGGGGAGAAAATGAGTTTGATTTTTGTCCTTTATAAGGCTGCAGCTCCTAATCAGTGTCTCTCCTCCTCCAGACGTGCTCACCTACGCCTGTGCTTAGAACGTTTAAAGGTTCTGATACCACTAGGACCAGACTGCACCCGGCACACAACCCTTGGGCTGCTTAACAAAGCCAAAGCACACATCAAGGTAAGCACTGCTTTTCCCAAGCTTCCCAGATGCTTTCCATCTGGACTGTTTTTAACTGCACCAATCACTCACCCACTGTCCAGAGGTAAATCAGCTCTCACTGAGACTAATACCTCTCAAATGTATTGCTCCTTCGGTTAAATCATCCATTATTACAACATGGGTTGTTCAGAGAGTCCACAATAAACTCTGTTAACTCTGGAAATGATTGATTAGGGGAGCAAGGAACCTGTTCTGTATTGTGATTGGGGGAAGACAGTAGCAGATCTTGCTCTTTTTTAAAGTAGAAACACATCTAATGTGATTGAAGGGCTGCAGTTTGATGGAAAATGTAACTTCTGTCACTCCAGTGCGTTCCCCCTGCTGGCGAATCAGTATAGGCCTCTAGAGTGAAACAGGGTTGATGTCTTATTGTTTCCGTCTTTCATCTGTGGTTCTCCAACCTTCCCAAAGCCCTTCGTAGATTGCTTCTGGCAAAGTAAAGTGTAAAAAGAAAATCCAGTCTTGTGGGGATCAAGAATATACCTATATCCTTTGTTGCAGCTCCGGGTTGGTAAGGGAGGGAGCCCTGCTTAAAGGAAAGTGTTAGCCTGAAATGACTCCCATCTTGTGCAAATGGTTGGCCATCCAGAAACAAAGAACATTGGTCTCGTAGATTTCGCAGCTGTGATCAAAGGAGTCTGTAGCAGGTTACATAAATTGCTATTTAAATGGAAAACTGCTTCTGAGAAGTACCTACTAAACCAAGCAACAAGAAAGCCAAACATCCCAGGGCAAATTTTTGTGTTACAAGTGATCATAACAAATAGAGAATCTGTTTAATTAAGGGAATTGAGGCCCCCTGGTGGATGAAGTCAGTGATGCAGCTTATTGGTTAATTTCATGTTTataaagaacaatttaaaaaaaatcctgtattcATTCACCCCTCAAAATCCTCCTTGTACAATTATGTAAGATCTAGCAAAGGTGTAAACCAACAAAGACACAAGTAGACTTCATTTCTACTAGTGACTGAAGGGCAGTCTGATCCGATACTTATCTGAGCATAAATCCTTTCAGAACATGGGAAAATCTGAAGCAAAGTATATGGCTGCGCTGTAGAAAACAAGAATTAAAGTCATAATCAAGTCATATTTTATCATGTCAGAAACTTGAGGAGGCCGAGAGGAGAAGCCAACACCAGCTTGAAAACCTGGAACGAGAACAAAGATTCTTAAAGAGAAGGCTGGAACAACTGCAGGGTCCTCAGGAGATAGAACGAATACGAATGGACAGCATTGGCTCAACCATTTCCTCTGATCGCTCGGATTCAGAGCGAGGTAGGTGTTCTAATGTGTCCAGCTTAATTAAAATACTTTtcaaaaagatctgctctagctcaaacaggaattaattaggGAAatcttatggcctgtgttatacaggaggtcagatgagatgactACAGTGGACCCTTCTAACCTTAGAATCTGTGGATCTACAAAAAGGGATGCATCAGGATAAACACTGAACTCTCCTGAAAATTTGAGAGAGTGGCGACTGATTCCTTCCTTCCATTGTGCTCTTCCTGTTAAACTTGCCTCTTTGCTTTGCCATTGAATGGGTCTCTGTATTTGCCGAGCAAAAGATGTGTGCTTTGTCATGTCATTCTGCCTCAGTTATTGGTCAGTCTTGCTTAAGTTGAGGAAAGGGGTCGTGATTGTGGATTTAGGTGATTCTTGTGGCATTTGAACTTGACCGCTGTATTTGAACAGTTGTCTGAAGTCAGAATGCAAAcgctttgttttaaaaacaatgatCCATGATCCCAAGTCAGTAACCAAACACATGCTTCAAAGTATAAACATGGATTATGCTCCTCCTCTTTATAATGTAAAGCGAATGCCTAGAAGGAAGTTTCAGAAATCAGAGTTCCATTTTCTGCTTGTTCCTGCTATTTCTAAGTTAAGGACTTGTCTTTCCCATTTTATTGGACAATTCCTCTGAAGGATTTGCATATGAAGCAAGTGCTTTCTCCTCCCTACcctgaaggggggagggaggggaggaatgttGAATCTTACACAGAGATTTTTTCTCCCAACTGTGTGGCAAGTGTTACAGTTAAATATGTTTTTAACAAAACCATAAAGTTTTACTCAACCACTTGCTTGGTATCTGTGATGATATAATCCTACTAGTGCTCAAACTGGACATAAAAGTCTCTCTCAGGAAAAAAAGGGCAGAGAAGACTTGGAGGTGTGATGTTAAGATGAagcagaattatttaaaaaaaatctgacttccTTTATATATCataaataaggctaagattttgtcatgcttatttttagtaaaagtcacggatagGTCACagacaacaaacaaaaattcaaggAGCctatgacctgtctgtgacttttactaaaaataagtgTACAAGCCACGTGACAGAGATGCACAGCCCCATGCAACCCCTGCTGCAGAGCAAGAGCACATGGCCCACCTGCGGCCCCCATAGCGGGGCTATGTGGGGAGCATAGCCACGGCTCCTGCCCCAACCATGGCTCCAGCCCCCGCAGCTGAAGAGATCACAGAGGTCCAgtaaagtcacggaatctgtgacttccatgacctccgttcctaaatcatagccttaatcatAAAGAACCAACAAAGAGCACAGGGATTGTCCATCTGTTTATTAGTGATCTGTGAGCTTCACTGTTTTTgccaatatttttcatttattttttagtgGTGTTGTTTTTAAGGTctgtgggtaaaattttcaaaagcatttcagTGACTTGGGAGCTTCAGTCTTATTGACATTGATGGCCAAAAGTCACCAAAGTGCTGTTCAACATGGTACCCTGTATCCCTATAGAAACACACTACAGTACCCTATATAGCTCTCTCAGCTATCACAACTGTAAGATGTCTCCCAGTGCTGCTATTTGTCACTGTAGTCTCTGAAAGACCCAGATCTGTGTTGTGCTaaacactgtgcaaacacagaaagtGAGAGCCCCTGACCTGGAAGAGCTTATCATCATCTTGATATCTGAGTTGCAGAGGACATTGAAAGCAGTCTGCTCTCATGGTGATAAAGTCAGTCCAAGCTTGGGGGAATGCCCAGGCCCACAGAACCAGGGTGGCAATGATGGCAAAGTAGCTAGACTCCACGCACCGGGGCTGAACGCTGTGGTGCTGCTTAACACAGGTTCTTCCACGGCCCTGCAGAGCAGAGCCACTGAATAATGATATATCCAAACTCTGCTGAGTTCTTCATCTTAAGAACATAATGTCCATACTGGATCTCATCTCATTCAGTATCCtatcttcagacagtggccattactagatgcttcagagggaatgaacaaaacagggcaatttattgagtgatccatctgctgtcatccagttccagcttctggcagtgagaggtttagggacacccagagcatgagattATGTCCCTGGccatctggctaatagccattcatggacctatccaccatgaacgtgtctaattcctttttgaacccagttcctAGCTTGGGAGTTTGGGGTTGGCTGGCAGCAAAAAAGTTTAGTAATGCCTTTGAAACACATTGAGACAGCATCCTCCTTGCTGAAACAAGCActctgcccgcccccccccccagcttttgGAAATCATTGTGAATTGTACCGTGTGATGCTTATTTTATACCTGGAATGTTGATCATTTGTGGATTGTAGAGTTCAAGGCGTAGCTGCCTGCGATGACACTAACCTGCGTGTGTGTCGTTTTCTTTGCAGAGGAGATTGAAGTGGATGTTGAAAGCACAGAGTTCTCCCATGGAGAAGTGGATGATATCAGCACAACCAGCATCAGTGACATTGATGATCATAGCAGCTTGCAGAGTGTTGGGAGTGATGAGGGTTATTCCAGCGCCAGCGTCAAACTCTCGTTCGCTTCCTAGAACAAAGTGAGACAACAGTGCAGGGCGGATTATTCCACTGGAGTAATCggagttcaaactggattctagATGCAGTATCCTCTTTTAGAAATGACATGTCAACAGCTAGACCGGAACAGACCTATGTATATGTACCCCTTGGGCAATAGGAGGCCTCCATAGGAACCCATGTATGTCCATTGGGTCATATTGCAAAAGCCTGGTTTCCCCTAGTGTAGTGAGACTGAACCCTGGCCcttctgaagtcagtgacaaaactccagttggcttcagtgggatttggcccTTACATGATGAATTACTTTGCTTTGACTTTGTTTATTTGAAAGAGGATAGTGGAGATTCAGCCCCTCTCTCTTTCAATTTGTCATTAGATCTGAGAAACGTCCAGTTTTTCTCATACTGCATTCAGATAGAACAACTTGGTTTAGACCCTTCTGGAACTTTCCTGGTCCTGAAATGACTCTGTCCTAATGTGTGATCACCATCAGGCATTATAGTAACATAGCAGGAAGTCACAGCAGCTTGGCCATGAAGACGTATCACACAACCTATGAATAATAATAGGTGTTCAGTTCATGCCCAGAGAGAGAGGCAACAGTGAAGATTTTTCAGGAGAAATCACCATTCGGCTCAACGTTCTATTGGACATCATTTAAAGCAAGTACCTTTATCACACTGCTAGCACTAGGGTACTAAACTGTAATCCACCAGCACGTGGCGGGCTGCATTGTGGAGTCCAACAGCAGTGCTCccctagagagaaagagagagactctctctctctctctgacagaaAGAAACCAGCGTGTGGAAAGTCATGCCCAGATTCTGAGCCACTATgacctttttttatttaaagatctTTTGATAAACGTTTGTAAATGTGTTGGGAGTAAAAACACTCCAAATGTGACACGTCTTTTTAGATGTCTTTTATAATGGATTAACACCACTGAAAAGGTATCTGTTTTGATGCAGCACTTGACCTGGTGAAACACAAAAATGCTCTTTGCCGTGCACAAAACGAACAAGGTCTGTGCTGGCTTGGAAAGGTCAGGGTTGCTGAGTTTTTTGGTTTCCTGTTTTTTAGTCATTCCCCTTGCAAACTTTGAAGGCACCTGATCCCCTACAGTAGTCATAGTTCAATAGTTAACATAGTTAAGCTCAGCACTTGTCTCATCTTAATGTAACATTTGGCCTGCGCACATCCCCGTGTGTATCCAGTATCTCACCTGAGCAGGTGCTGTTGCTGTTGAGAGCTATTGTATCgaatattttataattttcttGGAGGTGAGATTTCTAACCTGCACTTTGAGGGCTTTGCtttcttgttttgtcttttttttttttttaatggtgagaattatatttttgttttccagGTTAAAAACCTTCTTAAAGAGACCTCACCAATGGCATTGTTTGAAATTTTGTATACCTTTAAGTAATTTAACTACCCTCTCATtactaaggaaaaaaataaaaggaaaaaaatgctttataaaattCGTAACTTATTGGTTGTTAAtttcagtccttttttttttttaattgtttttaggtagggctgggcaaaaaaaaaaatgaagacaacCTTATTTAGCAGTGCAGTAGAATTGTGTTTATATGTTAGAATATGGTCCCACATTAAAGTAGCACTTTAACAccattaaatatttctggatcTGAAATGAATTGTGTTCCTCCGTCTTGGTTGCTCATCTGACTTTAGCATACACATGTTCATTCTTGGGCTCTTCTTGtgcctggaggggaaaaaagtgtatTCCCCTTTAATCCCGCGAAAAGAAAATCCTGAATCATTTCATGTAGATTTTGTCTAATTTCTATAAATTGCATGTGTTTGAACATTCCTATGTTACCAAATCCCCCCTGTGATATGACGTCATACAGTATGAGAGACAAAATCCCTCTTCATGGAGTGGAGGAATAATCTTTCCATGCTTTGATGGCTGTCCTCAGCAGCAATACAAACCAGCCagttaatggagttattccttcAGCTGAATTGGGGTTGGagattctttgttttattttcaggctGCATATCATGGAATTGATCCTTGATAACAATTCTAGAACCTGTATGTAGGCAGCTATGGATTGTTACATGTATTTATCACCTTACATCAATGAGGCTACTCATATTAGTAAGAAGAAATCAAGTGCATAAAGATTGAAGGATCACGTGTGAACTGATAA encodes:
- the MXI1 gene encoding max-interacting protein 1 isoform X3 translates to MGKRGRPRKELKCEGDVLDPSLGQQQEMPAADMSRCPFSDIFSSSGDSMEKINTFLQNVQILLEAASYLEKIEKENKKCEHGYASTFPLLPSPGLQDPKPMRRLSRVRKHSSGGSSTSTANRSTHNELEKNRRAHLRLCLERLKVLIPLGPDCTRHTTLGLLNKAKAHIKKLEEAERRSQHQLENLEREQRFLKRRLEQLQGPQEIERIRMDSIGSTISSDRSDSEREEIEVDVESTEFSHGEVDDISTTSISDIDDHSSLQSVGSDEGYSSASVKLSFAS
- the MXI1 gene encoding max-interacting protein 1 isoform X1 — its product is MERVQMINIQRLLEAAEYLERRERECEHGYASTFPLLPSPGLQDPKPMRRLSRVRKHSSGGSSTSTANRSTHNELEKNRYDFISSDSWRFLPCTRRAHLRLCLERLKVLIPLGPDCTRHTTLGLLNKAKAHIKKLEEAERRSQHQLENLEREQRFLKRRLEQLQGPQEIERIRMDSIGSTISSDRSDSEREEIEVDVESTEFSHGEVDDISTTSISDIDDHSSLQSVGSDEGYSSASVKLSFAS
- the MXI1 gene encoding max-interacting protein 1 isoform X2, which translates into the protein MERVQMINIQRLLEAAEYLERRERECEHGYASTFPLLPSPGLQDPKPMRRLSRVRKHSSGGSSTSTANRSTHNELEKNRRAHLRLCLERLKVLIPLGPDCTRHTTLGLLNKAKAHIKKLEEAERRSQHQLENLEREQRFLKRRLEQLQGPQEIERIRMDSIGSTISSDRSDSEREEIEVDVESTEFSHGEVDDISTTSISDIDDHSSLQSVGSDEGYSSASVKLSFAS